The stretch of DNA ATATAGTTTAATTTTATAATAATGACCGGATAGGGTGCATTGTTCCTTTATTTAAAGAAAACAATcaaatctaaaaaaatttgATTTATGAAAAGTTTAAATAAATCTATAGTTTAAATCCAAAGAAGTATTTCTTCACTCTTAAACATTTGAAAATAgtatgaatattttttttccgAGGATAACGTTCCATTGGGCTTGCCGTATGTCGTTCAATCAGCCCATAGAACTTTTCAATATTCCATACTAGTAAGTATACACAAACAAATATTACTAGACTACAAGCCCAGGATTGAAACGATGAATGGATTTGCCAAGAAGTAGTGTTACCCAAAGTGTTTAAACGGATTAAACGGTTAATGACCATTTAAACGACTAAATGGTGATTAAATAGGATAAACAGCTGATTAAATGGATATGGTAAGCCACTGTGTAGCGTGTACGTAGCTTAAACGGCCGTGTACGCAAATAAATAAGGATCAAATGTTTTTTTGAGCGATCTGATCTGACCTGGACAGGCGCGAGCGCGAACACAGgtcagtagtttttttttttgagattaggGCCTTCAGTATTTTTTTGAGTAGTATATGAGTCTACTGTAGTTATCAGGCCGAAAGTCGATCTCCGCATTCTGTTGTTTTAACGGCCCATGCGCGGCCCAATCCAGAACCCCTAACTAATCCCCTTCCCCCAATTCACTCGACGCGCaacccccgccggccgccgcaccgccgcgtcCTCTACCGGagaaacgccgccgccgcaaccgcAACCGCCACCAACACCAACAGAGTCCGCCCCAAGGTCAGTTTCAGCCCCCCTTTCCGACCCGCCGCCACTTCACCTCTTCTCTGCTCCAGacctagccgccgccggccgccagttTCCCGGCGGCCAGCCGCGTGCAGAGCCCGTGGGCGCGATGGCGGTGGCGAGGTTGTCGGCGGCGGCCCTCACTCGAGGCGCCCTTACCCCTCCGTGCCGCCGCGCTCtgtgctgctccgccgcgccgctgggCGCGGAGATGGACGCGGCGGTGCGCGACGTCGTGTGCTCCGGGTCCGGGAGCCTCGACGAGGTGGGGGGCAGGCTGGACCGCCTGGGCGTGGCCGTCTCGCCGGCCCTGGTCGGGCGCGTGATCGACTCGTgcagcgagggcggcggcgccggctccgGCAGGAGGCTCCTGCGTTTCCTGCAGTGGTGCCGCGCCAAGGACCCCGGGGCGCTGGGGGGCGAGGCGCTCGATAGGGCGATTGGGGTGCTCGCGCGGGTTGGGGACCTGACCGCGATGCGAATCGTCGTCAGTGACGCTGAGAAGGACGGCAGGAGGATGGCGCCAGAGACGTTTACCGCCGTGGTCGAGGCCCTTGTCGATGCGGGGAAGGAGGACGAGGCGGTGCGGCTGTTCAGAGGCCTGGAGAGGCAAAGGTTGCTGCCCGAGCGCGGTGCCAGCGCCGGAGGGGATGGCGTATGGTCGAGCAGCCTTGCCATGGTTCAGGCGTTGTGTAGGAGGGGCCACGCCCGCGAGGCGAAGGGTGTGGTGTGGCACCACAAGGGCGAGCTCTCGGTGGAGCCCATGGTTAGCATCGTTGAGCGAAGCCTCCTCCATGGTTGGTGCGTTCATGGGAACGCTAAGGAAGCTCGGAGAGTCCTGGATGAGATGAAGTCTTCAGGCGTCCCACTGGGCTTGCCATCGTTCAATGATTTTCTCCATTGTGTGTGCCATAGAAACCTCAAGTTCAACCCCTCTGCCCTTGTTTCAGAAGCTATGGATGTGCTAACAGAGATGAGGTCCTGCGGTGTTGCCCCAGCTGCTTCTAGCTTCAACATATTACTTTCGTGTTTAGGCCGAGCAAGAAGAGTGAAAGAAGCTTATAGGATCTTGTACCTGATGAGAGAAGGAAAGGCAGGGTGCTCCCCTGACTGGGTTAGCTACTATCTTGTGGTTAGGGTCCTCTATTTGACTGGCAGAATCATTAGAGGGAAAAGGCTTGTAGATGCTATGCTTGAAAGTGGTGTGCTTCCAACTGCTAAGTTTTTCCATGGCCTTATAGGCGTCCTTTGTGGAACTGAGCAAGTCGACCATGCTCTTGATATGTTCAGACTCATGAAGAGTTGTGACTTAGTGGACACTCGTATATATGACCTGCTTATAGAAAAGCTTTGTAGGAATGGTAGATTTGAGATTGGAAGAGAGCTCTGGGATGATGCTACAAAGAGTGGCCTTGTGTTAGGATGCTCAGAGGATCTGCTGGATCCCTTGAAGACAGAGGTATTCAGACCATCTTGTCCAGCACAAAGATTAAATCCTCAGAGCTATAAGCGTTTGACTCAAAGAAAGAAGATCACTGCTGTTGGAGCCAAAAAGAACACTGCTGTCGCAGCCTCAAGAAAGAAGTAGGGAGTGTAGGTACTATTGAATTTGTTAACTCGAGCAAATCTTCCTATTACTCTTGGAATTTTGGGATGATGACCTGTGTTAGATAAAATTTCAAAACCGTCCCAGTGTCATCAGCGGTGATAAAAGGCATGAAACCTGTAGTCTGGCAATTTTGGGAGAAATTTGGGATTTAGCCATTGTCAAAAGTGGGCTTTGCTAAAATGCCATCTAACAATTGGGCTTCGCCAGATTGCCATTATGAAACATGGTTACCACACTGGAACGCCTTTTCACTCTTTTGCAATACATTTTTCATTTTCTACTACTATGTGCAACATGAGCTGACCATTTTGCCCCTTCCACAAACGTTATCCTTTCTTCTTTCTGGTCACGAGAGCACCATCTTTCTGGGTCACGAGAGCACCATCTCCTCTCGTTGTTTCTTCCCTCTCTTCCCAGTTCCCTCTGCTGCTCAAGATCTCCTGCTGCTCCGCCCTCCTCTCTATTGCTCCATTGCCCTATGGCCCTAGCGTAGCAAGCCGCCCCTCCGCAGCAGCTCCTCCAACGTCGGCCAGCGGCAGGGGATTGGATCGAAATCGGACCAGCCCCTTCAGCTGGTAGGTTTCGCAGTTCATCTCCGCTTACGGTTACAGATCATGGCCGAAGAAATTGATTCAAGCAAGCTAGGTCTCCCTCACAAACAACAAGAAATCAATCCGAGGGGCGGATGGATCCGCACTTCCAGCAGCACACGAGGGGAATTGGGAGAGGtccacggcggccatggcgtgcaAGCGCCCGTGGcgaggagcaggcggcggccatggcgtgcaGGCGCCCGTGgggaggagcaggcggcggccatgACGTGCAGGCGCCGTgggaggagccggcggcggccatggtatgcagccggcggcggccatgggagcaGAAAGAGAAGCGGCGACCATGGGACTCTCGTGGGCccagaaagaagaaaagaaaggacaACGTTTGTGGGAGGGGCAAAATGGTCAGCTCATGTTGCACATAGAAGTAGAAAATGAAAAATGTATTGCAAAAGAGTGAAAAGGCATTCCAGCGTGGTAACCATGTTTCATAATGGCAATCTGGCGAAGTCCAATTATTAGATGGCATTTTGGCAAAGCCCACTTTTGATAATGGCTAAATCCCAAATTTTTCCAATTTTGGTGGTTTTGAAATGGCTatccttgaaaaaaaaaactttgaaacGACTGGTAATCTGGCAGAACAGCTGGCCTCATTATGCCAGATCTGTCTACTACATTTGCTTTTCTTTGTGAAATAATATCTGTCTGACatcctttcatttttctttctgtACTTCATCAATTGCAGCTTTGTTTCAAGTGCATGTTAGACTTCATGGATACTTCTCAGGAGCAAGAGAAGGATTTTGGTGTACTGCTGAAGCAGGGGGCCGAAGGGGTAAGTCAAGACTCATGATACGTATTTGGCTAGTTGCAATTTGTCCTTGTGCTTTCATTTTAAATAGTCTGTTTGCTTCTCTGCAGAGGGTATTTGCTTCAACATTTGTGGGACGAAAATGTGTAATCAAAGAGCGCTTTTCGAAGAAGTACCGGCACCCATTGTTGGATGCAAAGTTGACCCTAAAGCGCTTAAATGCTGTTAGTCTCTCTAACCAACATTGTCCCTTTTAGATTTGCTTTTATTCGCATGTAAAAGAATTTGGGATTCACACCTATTTTTGCCTTGTCCATTTATGTAGAAACAAAGAGTTCCATATGTCTGAATGTCATACTTATTGATTTAGTCATGTTGAGCTGAAAAACGTACTCAAAAGTCTGAACAGTTGCACATGTCATCTGATTTACTGAAATTTGGCTTAGCATGGTTCTTTTTACATGTTCAGGAAGCTCGGTGCATGACAAAAGCAAGAAGGCTTGGTGTTCCTACCCCAGTTCTTTATGCTGTGGATCCACTTCTGCATACTTTGACCTTTGAGTATGTGGATGGCTTGTCTGTCAAGGATATACTTCTTGGGTTTGGTTCAAATGGGGTTAATGTGGAACTCCTGAATGATATTGCCACACAGATAGGACATGCAATTGGGAAATTACATGATGGAGGCCTTGTTCATGGTGATTTGACTACGTCAAACATGATAATCAAGAGCAGCAACAATCAACTGGTGCGTAGATTGTCCTTTGTGCCAACATTCTATGGTTCATGTATTCACTCTACTGATCTATGAAATCAAGTTTATGATAATCAAGATCAGCATCAATCAGCTCTATGTAGAGCCGTAGAATAGTGTTGATTCTTTGTATTTATATGATATCTTTGTATTTTTTCTGTTGAGCTGTGTGATGAAGGTTGAACACAGGAGATGTGGCTACT from Panicum virgatum strain AP13 chromosome 9K, P.virgatum_v5, whole genome shotgun sequence encodes:
- the LOC120647891 gene encoding pentatricopeptide repeat-containing protein At5g61370, mitochondrial gives rise to the protein MAVARLSAAALTRGALTPPCRRALCCSAAPLGAEMDAAVRDVVCSGSGSLDEVGGRLDRLGVAVSPALVGRVIDSCSEGGGAGSGRRLLRFLQWCRAKDPGALGGEALDRAIGVLARVGDLTAMRIVVSDAEKDGRRMAPETFTAVVEALVDAGKEDEAVRLFRGLERQRLLPERGASAGGDGVWSSSLAMVQALCRRGHAREAKGVVWHHKGELSVEPMVSIVERSLLHGWCVHGNAKEARRVLDEMKSSGVPLGLPSFNDFLHCVCHRNLKFNPSALVSEAMDVLTEMRSCGVAPAASSFNILLSCLGRARRVKEAYRILYLMREGKAGCSPDWVSYYLVVRVLYLTGRIIRGKRLVDAMLESGVLPTAKFFHGLIGVLCGTEQVDHALDMFRLMKSCDLVDTRIYDLLIEKLCRNGRFEIGRELWDDATKSGLVLGCSEDLLDPLKTEVFRPSCPAQRLNPQSYKRLTQRKKITAVGAKKNTAVAASRKK
- the LOC120651015 gene encoding EKC/KEOPS complex subunit bud32-like isoform X1, with translation MAFWQSPLLIMAKSQIFPILVVLKWLSLKKKTLKRLLCFKCMLDFMDTSQEQEKDFGVLLKQGAEGRVFASTFVGRKCVIKERFSKKYRHPLLDAKLTLKRLNAEARCMTKARRLGVPTPVLYAVDPLLHTLTFEYVDGLSVKDILLGFGSNGVNVELLNDIATQIGHAIGKLHDGGLVHGDLTTSNMIIKSSNNQLVLIDFGLSFTSTIPEDKAVDLYVLERALISMHSSCGDVIEKILVAYRKASKQWCSTQNKLAQVRQRGRKRTMVG
- the LOC120651015 gene encoding EKC/KEOPS complex subunit bud32-like isoform X2: MLDFMDTSQEQEKDFGVLLKQGAEGRVFASTFVGRKCVIKERFSKKYRHPLLDAKLTLKRLNAEARCMTKARRLGVPTPVLYAVDPLLHTLTFEYVDGLSVKDILLGFGSNGVNVELLNDIATQIGHAIGKLHDGGLVHGDLTTSNMIIKSSNNQLVLIDFGLSFTSTIPEDKAVDLYVLERALISMHSSCGDVIEKILVAYRKASKQWCSTQNKLAQVRQRGRKRTMVG